GCTTGAATGCTAGTGGTACTTTAATGTTAACGGTGGGCCCCCACACAGGCATGGGAATTGGCTCCATAGGCCACTTTCCATGAGAGAAACGGTAGGGTACCACTCTCAGTACACCAACTTGTTCTCTGGCATGAATGGAGAGCATGCTGGTGCTGTTTTGCAGGGAGAGCATCTGAGCCTGGAAGGAGCTCTCTTGGCCTCAAGGCCAGCCTGTCCATGAGATGGACTGAGgtgttgcctcagacagcagattggtgtgggGTGCCCACCTTGGTCTACCCACTTTCCTCCACTGCTGCCTCTCCTCCaactgcctggattggaaaagaaagaagtggTGGggtcttttttctcccccttcctctctgttgctcctcctccttccttgtcCAATCCAAGCAATGGAAGGAGGGGAGTCCTCCAGTAAggtggaggcagcatttggctcaCCACCTCTTGCACCAAGGACTTGGACCGGCCTTGCTTGTCCTAGAACTTTCTCCTGTCTGCCGCCATCAGTCCTGCAGGCCAGACCTGGAGTCTTAGCCACACTGCGTCCCGCTGCGTGTTTTAATCCCAGGAAACATACCATGTCTTCCTGCAATAAAACAGCTCCTGTCACAATAGGGTGGTTTTcttgtgtgtgttcctttttgGTTTGAAGGaagcaataaatcaataaaagggaaagggggcagtCGGGAGAGGCAAAGTAACGGTTGTGTTTTTCTGCCCCTTCCCAACCTTTGCCTGTAGTCACACTGGTTGgagtttggaggtggggaggggcttcTCTCTCCCTGCTGTCCCCCACCACCAGTAAAGCAAAGACCCACTCCTTTGTCTGGACAATTAGCCCGAGAAGGGCCTCACCTCAATGCTGAGATAGCATGGGGGGTTCTGAGTTCCAATCCCCACTTGGCTGCAGTAActgttgtgatgacaaaataGGGAAGGGGGGTGAGACTTGTCCATCACCCCAAACTGGGGAAGGAGGCTGCGGTGAGGATGAGGCAAATCTAATCCCACCCCTAAGCAGCTGTGCTGAGCAATCCAGCTCCATGGGTGTTGGGATGTGTGAACAATTCTGTGAACAATTCTGTGAACACATTTGCTTTTTTGAGATGTCCATATTGTTTGTAGCTCAAAATTCAACTCCTGAGACTGTCACCTATCATTATAGTTTtaagtttctagacctcatgcCTGAATGTGTTGCCTGATAAGTGGGCAAGATAAGGCTTAAaaatgtaagaagagccttgctggagcagTCCAAGGGTTTGTCTATCCCAGCATCCTGCCTTTAATAGTGGATAGACACAGAAGTCTCTGGGAAGCAGGGCATGGATAGCCCTCCCTTTTGTTCCTAGCAGTTGGTGCTCAGAGCTAGACTGCCTCTGTCCATAGAAGCTCCACTGAGAGAGCCTGCCTAATAGGTGCTGATAGTCCCACCTAACATCAGAAATGGCCATTTTGGATCAGAAtgaaggctcatctagtccagcatcctatttccaacAGTGGAAAGTCTGGGAACCCCAGGAGGGTATGAAAACAGCCTTCCCCTGCTGTTGGCAAATAGTCTTCAGAGGATAGACTGCCTCTGACCACAGAGGTGTCATTTAACCAGCGTGGCTAAGAAGAGCTTACTGGATCCGACCTCAAGTTCACCTAGCCCAGTATCCTGTATCTATCGGTGGCTAACCAGATGTTTCTGGAATGCTCATTTCCAAGGCATAAAGAGTGGCAGGCAGGACGTCAGGAAGCCTCTTTGGCTGTTGCTAAACTGTGTGCACTATTAAACAAATGGCACGATTTGTATAACTAATACAAATCTGCAGGATTTGGCTATCTTGGTTGCTAGGCTTGGATTCCATTTGTGAGGCTTGGTAGATTCTTTTCTAAGTGCAGAGGAAAGGAAAGGTAAATGCATCAGGCTCTATCTTGAAATTGGGACAGTTTTTGCTTTGGGGAAATTTTGAGCTGGTAGCGGCTGTGCATGCTCGTATATCAGAATGTTCAAAGCACTAAACTGGGAGGCCGCTCCCTTTTTGGGCAACTTGCTTCTGCCCAAACGAAGGGGAAGAGGAGATTTGAATGGCACGGCCTTTTAAAAATAGCTCAATGCAAATCAAATGTCCTCTGAGCTCCAGGCCAAAAGTGTTGCGGAAATTGAAGTTATGTTGCTTTCTGGAGTACACAGGGAATCCTGCTGTGATTTTTGGCACTGGGTGTTCATATGACACTTTGGTCCACTGCTAAGAAGCCATGGACAAGCTAGgctgttttttcttttcccatgCTGTCCATCAGTGTGCCTTCCTACAGCTGTCCAAGCCAACCTAGTACTTGTatgcagagcagcaattttcagcttttttttaatctcatagcacactgacaaggtgctaaaattgtcaaggcagttGACAAGGTACACAGCActggagctcacatcccccagtggccctacaaaTTAATGACCCACCCCAAACTCCTTCTGTGCTCTTGCTGACTATTCATGGCACATTGCTAATGCTTCAGCTCCAGATGTTGGGGGTGTTTGTTCCAGATCTGCCAATCCAGAGGTCTCCTACTGCCTGCCAGCCAACTGCAGCAGCCAGTGTTATATGCCatgctccttcctccaaggagctcagagtggtgtgtgtagttcctttcctccttttgccttcccaacaaccctatgaggtaggtgagactgagagcccaaggcccaaggtcacccaggaaactttgcggttgaggggggatttgaacctggatcttccaggtctaagttcacctcccaaaccactacaccaccctggcttccCCTCTCACCCTGAGGCTCCCAGATTGTCACAAACTCTGGGTTTCAGTGCTCCAAAAATAACCCAAACCTTACTCTCAGTGGTCATGGCttccaaccagtggcgtagctagcggggggcagtctgccctgggtaccaccctgggggggtgtaacaccacaaatgccccaacatcgctaacatcgcagaggttatgagtaaccccatcatgttatataccattgggtgcggaatttccagcggaatgcagtgcaaaaacccagattgaaatatctcctttccatcaaaagttatggccaaaaaaacagaaaccaaaaaatgcattgaaccctatggaaaatgaaactgagccatatcatgcgtttactcgcgagttggcgaacttgccatagttcatcggaaagggcaggctgaaaggaatccaatgacaccagaatagttcctatccaatgaaagcagcccccaaaaaaacacccaagaaggaagtcccttcctcccagcagacaaatgtattgagccctatggaaagcgaaagtaagccgcatttactcacgagtaagcaaatgtgccttgactcctggtcaagtcaggcaaagacgaatgcaagactagctgcatggtccccatctgatgaaactagagctcaacaaatgctccagaaggcagccccccctcaaagaataaaccagaggcttgagctggtaaggtgggcactggggagggctgctttatctcactgctttatctgtgtgtgtgtgtggggggggggtgttattgcaggcaggctacagagacaccctagtgaccaaaattctggaaatcgtgtcttatgaataataccatcatgctatataccatttgatgcagaatttcgtccattgcttgtgggaaaatattcgctgcatttatttttctggccattattattattcattccatgtcatggctattactatctctgtctcacctacctcacagggttgttgtgaggacaaaataaggggaggaaccatgtacaccaccctgagctgcttagaggaagggtggtataaaagtgaattaattaatatacaattaataattattaattaatttaattaattaagtcatatggggtgacaaaaatttttaggccctgggtgtcaaatgacctagctatgcctctgcttgCAGTCAGGGGGCTCCTTTTCACAATTTCATGGTTGGCGCTTGAGATCTTTACTAAAAAGAAGTCTCTGAAAAGCATCCATTTCCTCTGTTCTTTGGGGAAAGCTGTGACTGTTAAACTGACTTCAAAAAGTGTCTAATGTGCATTAGCAGTATCGCAGCATCAAAGCTATGTTGTGTTCAGAATAGCTGCGTATTTCTGGCTTTTAAGTCATAGGTTGAAATCCTGTACAAACTGACctgaaagtaaatcccactgtactTGGTGGGGATTACTTTAACtagacatgcactggattgtGCTAGTTTGTTATTTCTGCTCCATATTGTAGATTGGGTTCTCCCCCGCTAAGAAAGGCAAAACACTAAACACAGCAACTAGTAGAGCAAAGCACAATATATACTGTGATGTAGCATAACTAAATAAAGCAATATAGTTTATAGAAAACAGatcacaaaataaacaaaaacaagctGCTTTTGTGCACCAGTAGACCAGCATTCCAACAATTTGTATCATAAACATAAGAATTGCCACCTTACCCACATTTCAGTAACTAATTACAAAAACATCATTATTTAGCTCAGTGATAACTTCCCTTCATTGAAGGAGCAAATAGATCCAAAGGCTTAGTTTTGGTGGCAGAGAAAAcacattaataaattaaattggCACCTTCAGCTGGCTGTGCCCATCTACTTTTGCAGTCACGTGGACTAGAAATCTGTCTGAGTTTAGGTATAGCTGTTGTTTTCAGATAGCATGAGCAGGCACACCTCTTgtagtttaaaaggaaaaaaaaactgaggACCAGAAACTTAAACAAAAAGTTGGGATTGTCAGCTGAATTCTGGATACCAAATGGAAGACCTGAGACTATAGTTTTCTCAAGATCACAAAGCACATAGGCTTCATCTTATTCTGTTCTTTTTCAGGCACTCCTGTGAACCGAATCCCCATCATGGCCAAACAGGTGCTGGACCTCTACATGCTGTATGTCCTCGTGACTGAGAAGGGTGGTCTGGTGGAGGTGATCAACAAGAAACTCTGGCGGGAGATCACCAAGGGCCTCAACCTGCCCACCTCCATCACCAGTGCGGCCTTCACGCTACGCACGCAGTAAGTCATGAAAGGAGAGAAGGGTGCTAGGACAGATCTAGGAAAGGGGCAGCAAAAAGGTATGGGGGGGTAAAGCAGCCTTTCAGCAAGGACAGGCTATGGCATTTTGCAACTGTGTTTAGCAAGTTAAGGAGGCAGAATTAGGTAAGCATTATGTGTTTAATATCTATCTAATGGTTAGAAGTAGGCGTAGGGACAAGATGAACTGTGGCTGTCAGTTTGGTTTTCAGTTTGTTCAAGGAGTCCAATTTTGTGGCAGGGATGATTTTTCAGAAAGGGATTGAAAAATTAAACCACCAATATACGGATGCCTTCCTTTCTGTCTATGGCACAACTTCATTTGGAAGGTTGTGTCTCATTGCAAAGAATATaacagagctgggaaaggtgcagaaaagagcaacccAGCTGATCAGGGGGTGGAGCACCTTCCCAAGAAAGAGTGGTTAACATTTTGGGGGCTTTTCAGTTTAGATCAGCTCTTGCCAAACAAAGGCCTGCAGACTGGATCTGGTATTTGACGAGAGCCCTCCCCCACACTGTGAGCATTGCTTACTATGCTGTGGTGTTGCCACTTCATTCTTCACCCAATCTgggcacagggacactctgggcagttgtgtctgcccagacatcctgctaCAAAACCTGCTGGGACATTGTGCAAAAAAAAAGTATTCTGGCTTATCTTGTTGTATTTGCTTAGCAAGTCTCGCTGACAAAATTTAAGATAAACCGAACTGGAAATGATCTTTGACAAGTCCTATCCATCACTGGGGTAGTATCTACCCTCCTGGATGAATAGCCAAGTATTCCCACCATGGCCAACCAGAGCATGCCCTGGCTGTGAGCTTCCTAGAGGCAGCAGTTCCCTCTTCCATTGTTTggtccccagcaactggtatttggAGGTATGCTTCCTCTAAATATGGTGGCTCTACTGAACTCCAATTATAAATTCAATGGACAGTGAAGGACCTGTAACCTGGAATAGATTTCATCCCTTCTCTGCTTGCCCAGACCCTTAGATTTTACAACAAGTGGGCATATGTGCCCACAAGTCCCATGGGATCATAAAGTCTAAAATTCAAATGTTTAAAGACCCAAAAGTGGTAGATGTTCCTTGTATCTTTGAAAACCATTGGGGGAGGTTTCCCTGATCTACCTGATAAAAGGGAAACAAAGGTAacttaattcattttttttaaaattggtccAGATTAATCTTGTGTGGCCAATCTAAATTCTGAAATGAGTCATTTTGTTCTCATCTCCTATACGTGCATATAACTACATGTGCTTGCTTTTATGTAAACTGTGACATTTCTTTTAGATTTGAGAGATGTTGGAGGATAGCTGAAGAGAGATTGGGGGGAGAAAATATCCTTATAACCCCCCTACtataaaattatatttatttatttatttatttatatatatatatatatatatatatatatatatatatatatatatatatatatatatatgtgtgtgtgtgtgtgtgtgtgtgtgtgtattctgaaAAAAGAGGATTGcacttgtgcaaaaaaaaaaacctctccatctcaccctccctctctctttctgagTTCTttcacttcccttccccctcttaCATCCATCCTAATCAAGGCTAAAGTTAATTAGTCTGGCATTCAGAAGACCAGGTGGCGGaaggggatgggggtgggtgtgtgtggagAATTTAAGCGGGGTGGATGGGAGGAGAGAGATTGAACTTCTTTTTAACTCCTTAATACTCACAAGACAGTTAAACTCCTGTCtgctaccttaaaaaaaaaaccaagtagACTTCAAAGGCTGCAACCAGAATAATCATGGCATGCAGATATGTGTAATTGTACATAATTGGGGTGTATGAGGCTTTGACTTGAATTCAGACACAACATGTGGGGTCTTGTGTTTCAATTTTACACTGAGTGAGGCTTGAAAGATGGGAATATTAGTTCTTAGAATAATTAGCACTATTAGATTTAAAGAAGTGGAATATTTAAGCATTTATATAGCTCTTGCAACAATCCTGGATGGTCACCCCACTGTTCGTATTCTTCTAGCTCTCTTAGCTGGCTTTAGGCAAGTGTACACTCTGTTCTTGACCCTCCGCTAtacccattcttccctcccccgtGCACCCCCACCAAAAAAACTATAACGGGGGTAATCTGATCAGACTCCTCTACTGTGTGGTTGTAAGGGCTGAGAGATTCTCCAAATGTGAAGCCTTGAAATCTGGTGCAGAGATCAAAGCTGGGCTTTCCAACTTGAATTGTAGAATTTATGTCCTGAATGTGCACTCCAGCTTATTCAGAGAGTGCTCATTATTATCATTTTTGAAGTAGCTATTGCCTGAACACAGGCTTTTCGGTTaaaggctactgctgctgctattgcccAAACAGAACATGAAGCTATtgggggttttgggggggggggcctccactCTTTCCTGTCATGTTGTGGCTTTGACTCAGATggccatttttgtgtgtgtgtgcctctctCTTTTTGGAAAGGTATATGAAGTACTTATACCCTTATGAGTGTGAGAAGAGAGGTCTGAGCAACCCCAACGAGTTGCAGGCTGCAATAGACAGCAACCGGCGGGAGGGTCGCCGGCAAGGCTTCAGTGGTTCGATCTTCACTTATTCGCCAAGCGGCACACACAATATGCTCTCCTCACCCAAGCTCCAGGTACCTACCCTGGGCCTGGCTTCAGCTACCAACGGCAGCCCCATCACTCCTGTTCCCAAAATCAAGAAAGGTGAGCGCCTGCCTTGTCCATCTCAACCAATGAACCCCATAATATTTCCTTAGAATGCCTGCGGAGGACATGAATAATCCTCCATGGCCAGGTTCCAAGTACTGTAGAGTTAAATGAGCAACGCTAAAGTGCATTGAACTGCAGTGGCTTATCTCTGTCACTGTCAGTGAGTGGCACGCTTTACTTAAACCAGTGTTTTCCAGatttacctgggtcatgacgttccctcccccagctcagccaggcgctgccatcttggttcttgcgagatccaagatgatggtgcctGGAGGAACAGATAAGAGGGGCCCCCAGGGACATCCCACGGAACTCCTGGGAGTGTGCCACAATGCCCAGGCCTAAATACCTACTCACCAGAGATGGGGGCAAGGCTACCTGTCAAGAGGCGGTGTTGATTTTTCCGGGTGGCACTTTCTTACATGCTTGTGATCACTtgtcctgcttccctcctgtcCCTCTAGAGGAAGATTCTTCCATCCCCATTGCCGTGCCCAGTCGCCTCCCTGTCTCGCTGGCAGGCCACTCGGTTGTTGCCGCTCAGGCCGCGGCTGTGCAAGCAGCAGCGGCCCAGGCTGCTGTTGCAGCCCAGGCAGCTGCGCTCGAGCAGCTGCGGGAAAAGCTAGAGTCGGGGGAACCCCCGGAGAAGAAGATGGCCCTGGTGTCGGACGAACAGCAGCGGCTGATGCAGAGAGCCATCCAGCAGAACTTGCTCGCCATGACAGCCCAGCTCCCCATGAGCATCCGTATCAACAGCCAAGGGACACGTTTGCCAGGTCTGTCTGTGATTGGTTGTCCTTTTCTCCTCGAAGGTTTGGAGGTGGTGGGGAAAGGCCAGGAGCTGTGAAGGACACCATAAATAGCCAACCCCAAGCCCTAAAAATCATATCTGGCCATCTGACTCCTGAGATCTCGGCAAGCATTTCCCATGTACCTTCTCACATATTGTTTGTCTTAAGGACTAGAACCATTTTCAAAAAACACACCCAAAACAGACATCTCGGGAAGCTggattccttcctccctcccccaattccATATTCTGTGGCTTTCCTGCAGTCTCAGAAACATTTGTTTAAGCTCTTGCCAATTCTTGTGCTAGAGAGCCTAAAGGATATGGGCTTCCTTCTGGTAAATTCAGGGGATGTTCAGGAGGCTCTCCTTGCTGTGATCCCCAGAGTTGTGTGTGCTTTTTCCTTTGACCTCTTCCATACTAGTTCAACCTGAGGGCATTTGCCTTGGCCATAAGCCATAGCTTGGTattctaggaaaaaaaatcttaaaatgcAGTGGCAGAAGTGCATGCACAGTTGCACCTTGACAACCTGTGAACCCATCTCAAAACTCAAATGGAATGGAATTACTGGCATGGATATCAAACACTGCAATCCTTTGTATGCAGCTCATTAGAAGGTTCTAGTGAGATGTCGTGACTACCAATGCGACATTGGCTACATTTGGAGCCATTGCCCCCCCATGTTGTAATTATTGGGGGGaatgctttagagcagtgtttctcaaagtgtactcctaggagccatggggctccctgagaccccttcaacTCACCACaagtggctgctgtctgcctGGTTTGCACTGGTCCTCTAGGGTTCCCCAGGACTCCtcttaggagtgtaaagggctccagacaCCAAAAAAATTGAGAACTGCTTTAGAGGATCTCTAAAGATGCCTCCTGACTTTCATTAGTGTTAGCTAAATCATGGTGTCTCCCCCATGCTTCCAAAAACAGTTGGTGGGGGCATAGATAAGGGTGCCAAGTTCGCTTTCTTCCCTTCCCAAGAACCAGCATTGCATTTTTCTGGCAAATGACCCAAGTTTTGCTCTAATAACACATCCGGAAGCTGGGGAGAGACACCTGTGCCTTGGATTTTGTAACACTGGACATGGAAGCATATTGTGGCAGAAGTGATTTATATTCCCTGCTACTTCAGTGTACAAGTTAATAAGGCAAAGTGTTTTTCTGCAATCGGAAAAGAGTATCTATGTTTAATTCTCATTGGTTGCCTCACAGAAAACCGCCAAGATTCCACTGTGAACCCAGCCACCAATGGCACGAATAGCATCAGCATGTCAGTGGAGATCAATGGCATCGTTTATACAGGTATTGGAGAAATATGGCTGTGGCACCAGGGGGAGGATGTTCCTTTCTGGGATGCTCACCCCTTCCAAACAGCAGGGGGTTCACTGGTGGTAGGATGGGAGGAGTGCAACAGAACCATATAAAGAAATGATTGCCATATTACTCTTAGAACAGGGATGTCTGAGTCCTGGTTCCTGGCCACATCTGGACCTCTGTCATCCCTTTGGGTGAGGATGTGAGGTTACCCCATGAGCTGATGTACATGTTTCTGGCACAACCTCTTGCTTCCAGATCATTCAGTCTAGGACTGGACAGACTCTGTCCTCAGCCAAGGCACTTCTTGGTCCAGTGGCATCGGGTTGGATCTGACTGCCTTCTATCTGAATAGCTTGGCTGATGGTTGAGAAGAGCTGCCCTATTAAATCCTAGCCAATCAGGTGAATCTGAATGGATAAAATCTGCATAACCTTGCAGATAAATAAACAATCATCTCTGATGGAAAAATCTCATTCCTTGTTGTTTTTAGGTGGTGTGTGTATGTTGTAGCAGGTGCCACCTAAGTAGAGGCATTCCTGACAATATGACAGAGAAGGGGGAATGCTTCATCTTAGATGCATTTTGTCATGTGTGATCTTAAATTGTGCCCACCACTGGCAGTTTTTTAAGAACTATTTtatgatttaaatttttttaaaaaaatctgtattgcTTAATTTCATGGGAATGCTTTGGTTTGCTTAAAAGGACTTtaaatgtttaattgtttaaacCGTCTAGCTTGGATGATCAGATGGCCTAACCACTAGGACTGCAGCATCCTTCGCTGTTGAGAGTGGCAGAGAAGTGAAGGAAGTGGGTGGGAGTCTGGAGAGTTGTGACCAGAAATCTGTAGTGGGTTTAACATTGGTGAGTGAGACATTCAGAAGTGAGACTTAACACAGATCTTTGCTTCCTCGTTCCTCCCTCTCCAGGCGTTCTGTTTGCCCAAACACCAGGAGCATCATCATCTCTCAATAAAGGCAACGCCAACAGTGGGCGTAGTtccagcagtggtggcagcactacCATGAGCAGTGGGGTGGCAacggcggcagcagcagggggCCCACCATCTAGCTTGCCTGCTGCACCAACTTCTACCTCAGCCAACTCTTCTTCGCCTTAAATtccacatcctcctcctcctcttccgtCATCCCACCAAAGCAAAGGCCCAGTTCAGATACTACTGCTTCTTAGTGCTCCTTATGCACCATTGGGGGATGCCAAGACCGAACCTGCCCCACCTCTGACACCTCTAGGGATCCATGCATGGGTGTTGGTTTTTAGTAGTGCTTTGGGACGGGGGAAGAATTGACCATGCAATGTGGGCCTATGTGAGTTGGATTTTATGCATGTGCAGCCTAGTTGAATGTGGCATTCATACGAGATGCCTGGGGTGTCGGAAGATGGGCAGGCAGTCCAGGAAGGcatggtctctccccccccccccgttgggaGCGGGTGAGGGATGGTATTTCTGAACTTGGCCAGGGAGAACTATTCAAAACCTGTGGCTTCTGTTGCAGCTGACACCAAAATACTGAACCAAACTCTACTCCTGTTTTCtggcaagggggagggatcaGGTGCTGAAGTTCTACctgctctcctccctcttccatcaacttttatttttaaatgaacatattgaaaggagaaaaaaaaatcttttaattgGGGGTATGTATGGGGGAGGGAGTGCTGTTTAAAACTCTGAGCCAGACAGACACTGTGCAGTTTAGCTATTGACATGATGCAATGTAGACCCACAACTCTTACCTCATGCAAGTCCACACTTTGCACTGTGTGtcttttgaatttattttttaattttttttttatatcttCAGATAGGCAGAAGGGGGGCCCTGCAGGCCTGAGTCTGATTGAAATCCCCAGCCTCCTTTTTTAGCTATAGATTTTGATATATTCAATCAACTGAATTTGCAGACCGGGGATGGGGGGGAAGTttattcattttttgtttttagacTGCTCTCAAAGTATATAAGGAAGTATaagaggggatttttttttgtacataacttttttctctttcttgttcTCAAAAggcaacaaaaaaaatcagaccttaaaacaaaaattctatatatatatatatgcattaaTTCAGGGAAGAATCCTCTGAAATATGTTGCATTGTTTGCTTGTTGATGTCTCTGTGTTGCAGGGGGgagcttttttctccttttattctcccccctccaaaagtTGACACTGGAGGGT
The DNA window shown above is from Tiliqua scincoides isolate rTilSci1 chromosome 8, rTilSci1.hap2, whole genome shotgun sequence and carries:
- the ARID3A gene encoding AT-rich interactive domain-containing protein 3A yields the protein MKLQAVMENLQRQQRARLQQEMEARQRQEQPPAPNQTASGAPPSCHSRSQDPPPSEESGDPESARIQMAALAAMQAAAASLSQSSSPVASEESRSSEGEEEEPEQEEDDDEYPQEMASEEEEELKGKWGNEGFEDDLGEEEEEEDEEGEEDYEEDDEEMAEEGLSSGEVTRSSPGTLLLRKQQTPQQYRGEPLRLPGSQERLVSGISHQGLSQLQPQPLDHAEWTYEEQFKQLYELDGDPKRKEFLDDLFSFMQKRGTPVNRIPIMAKQVLDLYMLYVLVTEKGGLVEVINKKLWREITKGLNLPTSITSAAFTLRTQYMKYLYPYECEKRGLSNPNELQAAIDSNRREGRRQGFSGSIFTYSPSGTHNMLSSPKLQVPTLGLASATNGSPITPVPKIKKEEDSSIPIAVPSRLPVSLAGHSVVAAQAAAVQAAAAQAAVAAQAAALEQLREKLESGEPPEKKMALVSDEQQRLMQRAIQQNLLAMTAQLPMSIRINSQGTRLPENRQDSTVNPATNGTNSISMSVEINGIVYTGVLFAQTPGASSSLNKGNANSGRSSSSGGSTTMSSGVATAAAAGGPPSSLPAAPTSTSANSSSP